CATAAAATGAATGTCCACCTTTGCTTCTATCGGTTTAGCTCCCTCACCTCTCTATTTGCATTCAGATTTGTGGTTACAGTCACTGGTTCACCAAGGTGCCTGTTCAGCTCATGTCAAGACCAATCTGCCCGACCACAGCTCAGGGTTCACCACACACTTTTAAGGGATCTGTCCTAATTCTCCAGTCACAGGAGAGTCTCGAAGCCGAAGCTGGCCTAAACCTTAAACTTACAGTCTAATAGCTCAAGAGCATTATTGTGATAGAAACCGCATACTGTCATCACCTCATTATGCTTTGTTATAGGTAATCTAAACAGACAGATTAGTTGAtttatatgttaaaaaaaaaaggttgataTGATTTGTGAATTATATAGATAGGGCTACTGATTTGATCTTGTATGGAAATAGTATATaagcaggcgcacacacacacacacacacatctttaatTGAGGTACAAGTTGAAGAGTGAAAGTAAGGACAACGAACATTTAAGTTTATCTCCAATCTTTCTTAAGGAATTTCCACCACCCATACTATCCGTATGAGTGTTTGAGACCTAATTCCCCTGACTCCCACGATTAATCTCCTGTATTTCTTTCCAGTAATTCAGTTATGCAGTATGAAAACCTGTTTATGCAGTATTTGAAAATCTTTCCCACAGGCCTTGAAATCAATCAAGCAATATTTTGATACTTACTGAATTTCGACCACACTGAAGCACTGAGACATGCTGTGGAGGTTTTTAGAAACTCTCtagcaacgttttttttttttaactctggAGAAATCTCCTGAATCATAGTGCTACTCACACATCAGGAATGTATAAAATTGTTTGTAAGATGTTATACAGGTATCTTTCCTTTCTAATGAATCTTAGAATTCTAACTActtaaaaataattaatgagATTAAATCAATAACTTCATTATGGATTGATCACCTATAGGTGTAGGGATGCATAAAATATATTTCCAAAATTTTGGAAAATTCCCAAAACGGGCCTGGGTACATTTACTACGTTAAAGGGATTACTAGTAAATAAACTAAAGTTATAATAAGGTTAAAGGATTaccaataaataaacaaaagataTACTAGGTTTAAAGGCATGAACctattgttcttcttcttcttcttggggttTTACGGCGGTTGGCATCCACAACTTGGTGCATTACCGCCCTCTTCTGATCCAGttaatgaatcaaaacaaaaatatccaaacactcactcattcacaccttctttctactctatatcctatcatataaccctgtttctctcaaaaagccaaacaatacttttatacaattcctcttcgttaatcttaaaatattttccaaagTATACTCCTGCATACCCAATTCTCTCAATTGATTTTTCAtcccataaccactacagttcattaaaggggacttattataccaccaggtgtgagtgtgattagccttacaagccgtttcgaaaatctgcctaatatgacatcactagtgggtgtgtccacctagatctgtgctggatagatctatctaccagcctacccagtggactgaagtaaacattgctcatctatccatctatcttctatatatatctatggttaaAGGGATCACTAAGAAATAAACTAGTTACTTCCGTCGCATTCTTCTACGTCACTCGTCTCTAGCCAATCGGGGACAGAATAGTACAACTTTTTCGCGGCAAAGCTAAGCTCCATTTCCGGTGCTGCTGTTTCGCTGCGATCTATATAAACAACGCTGCTTACAACAACAACTCTAGTGGACAAATATCGCCGAGATCTTTACAATAACTTGTCTTCAGTTCCATGGCGCAGCTTCGCGTTACGGCGTTTTTcccgcagaagaagaagagcagcgCTCAAGAAGCGACGCGCCGAAAGGGACCGAGAACCAGCAGCGTGTCGGGGGACAATGGTCTGTCCGGTAAAGTGTTTTTGCCATCCACAGTCTGCTCGACGCCACTTTCTTCGAGTTGTTCAAAGTCCATACATCGGGACTTCGTCAGGAATATCGTTGCTGCCACAGAGGTGGTTGGAGAAGAGACCGACCACTGGTCTGACCCTAATGGCCAGACGAAGACCCCTCCGAGTCCCGTCACCCCCAAGCGGACCTCGGTGGACGCGGACCTGGGCTCCGTAACGTCGGCTGCAAAGGACCACAGCACTGCGAAGAAGAGAAGACAGCTGGATGTGAGCAAAGGCGCACAAGAAGATCGAAAGACGGAGAggaaaacggccagaaaaagaTTGATACTCTCAAAAAATGAAGAGGTATGGAATTCTGGAAGATTTACTGCTTGTTTTCTTCGGCGTCAATTACGTCAGCTAAATTATTAAAACTTCCAACATTGAAATTATAACGTTGCAGTACGTATACAATAGTAATCAAACTTTTTTCTGATATTTTTCTCTCTAGGCTACGGAAAAATGCCGTGCAGACGACCTGGCTGCAGCGGCAGCACTGGTTCATGTATCCGAAGGAGTGGAGCTGAATATCCCGGCAGCAAGGATCTCCTCCAGACAACATGCAGGCAGTCTCGACACTAATGTAAGCTTCGGGCCAAATCCCTCTACAGAGGTTTAAGTTGGATATGTAtgcataaataataaaaaggccGGTAAGTTACATTCTTCCTTTTTGGCTATCACAGGCCATGTCCAAAGAAGACCTGGTGGGTCTCAAATCACGCCTAGAGACTATCAGAAGACGGGCTGAGAATCTTCCCAGCATCTCTTCCATAAAGACGACCCCGGTGGCAGAGGACGAAGACACTTCTTCTAAAACACCACCAGTTTGCATTGACATTGCTGCCTTGAAGAAGAGGGTGGTTCGAGCCAAAGAACTATCTGCTAAGTCAACGAATACTTCCAAAAATACAACGCAGGAAAAGGAGGGGAAGACGGATGCTGGGAACACTGAAGCTCAGGATAGGTGTGTAAAGGGTAAACGTGTTGGGTTGACTGGTtattaaatgaaacaaaaaaacacttttgcGTGATTAtgctttttgttttattctacAGCAATCTGCCAGCCTACCAGTGCTACCACGCGCTGGCCCAGGATGAGACCCCCGGCCTCACACTACCGTACCAGTACAAGCTCCTGGCTGAGATGTTTAGAAGTGCAGACACCATTGTTGGAATGCTCTACAACCGCAATGAAACGGTGACTTTCGCCAAGGTCCAGCAAGGGGTTCGGGATATGATGCATAAGTAAGTGTTCTTTGGTGTTGCACCTCATTGtgttctttgtgtctgtgtatctggtTATGGACCTTTCCTGTTTGTCTGCTCTATAGGCGTTTTGAGCAGAGTCACATG
This genomic window from Gadus macrocephalus chromosome 15, ASM3116895v1 contains:
- the cdt1 gene encoding DNA replication factor Cdt1, whose protein sequence is MAQLRVTAFFPQKKKSSAQEATRRKGPRTSSVSGDNGLSGKVFLPSTVCSTPLSSSCSKSIHRDFVRNIVAATEVVGEETDHWSDPNGQTKTPPSPVTPKRTSVDADLGSVTSAAKDHSTAKKRRQLDVSKGAQEDRKTERKTARKRLILSKNEEATEKCRADDLAAAAALVHVSEGVELNIPAARISSRQHAGSLDTNAMSKEDLVGLKSRLETIRRRAENLPSISSIKTTPVAEDEDTSSKTPPVCIDIAALKKRVVRAKELSAKSTNTSKNTTQEKEGKTDAGNTEAQDSNLPAYQCYHALAQDETPGLTLPYQYKLLAEMFRSADTIVGMLYNRNETVTFAKVQQGVRDMMHKRFEQSHMGQMKTVFPGAYAFRQERNIPTFNSNIKKGSYQLTLEPVMNTGQKEARPLLTASRLLERRRIFHQNLVGHVKEHHKTFLSSRFPALLVPEDKLTRWHPRFQVDMVPAIVPDELPAPPHVEKLTSAQEVLNRARSLLTPKMASALTCAALKTTAASTVGEEPQPVSSPTTGTNEPVAPASTTSRDLKGVSQALLDRIRAKEAQNLEAAMTRNPAQELRLLMMTRLTELARILRTVFVAERKPALIMEMACNRMVASYRSALSTGEMEKHLQLLAELVPDWLTIHPVRKDFYLKLCKNMDLHIVQDKLSLRLKEEQRL